A genomic window from bacterium includes:
- a CDS encoding ATP-binding protein gives PPSAGEDLLELVMRRYERASTLLTSNRPVDDWGKLLGDHAAVGAMLDRLLHHGHVIKCGPRSFRTRTGGQDLHDSGDSK, from the coding sequence TCCCGCCGTCCGCCGGCGAGGATCTGCTCGAGCTCGTGATGCGCCGCTACGAGCGCGCCTCGACGCTGCTCACCTCCAACCGACCCGTCGACGATTGGGGCAAGCTCCTCGGCGATCACGCCGCCGTTGGCGCGATGCTCGACCGGCTGCTCCACCACGGCCACGTGATCAAGTGCGGGCCGCGCAGCTTTCGCACCCGGACCGGAGGGCAGGACTTGCACGACTCAGGCGATTCGAAGTAG